GGATCCGCTCCGCTGCGCTCACGACATCTGTCAAACGAACGCCGAATTTTTCGTTCACGACGACCACCTCGCCCTTGGCGACTAGCTTATTGTTGACGAGCACCTCCATCGGTTCGCCCGCCAGCTTGTTCAATTCGATCACGGATCCCAGACCCAATTGCAGCAAGTCCCGGATCGCCATTCTCGCGGCGCCGATTTGCACCGTCACCTGCACTGGAATGTCGAGGATCAAATCCAAGTTCTTGGCCGCCGCCGGCGAGCCTGTATTGTCCAGCGCCGGAAACGACGCCGGTTGCGGGGCTGTCGCCTGGCCTCCCGTGGAGGCGCCGCCCGTCATCGGATTGGTGTCGGCCTGTGTCATTTTGATTTTCTCCTTACTCGGATGGACCGCTCACGACAGCACTTCGGTGATACGGCAGGCCTGGTTGCCTCTGGAGACGCCAGGGGCCGCGTGAAATTTCGGGATGTTTTCAACGAAACACACCACCGGATCGCCGGGATGTTGGTCGAGCACGAGCACGTCGCCTGGGGCAAAGTTCAGGACGTCCCGAAGTTGCACAGTCGCCGTCCCGAGCCTCGCGGTGATGGTCAGCGGGCACTCCTGCAATCTGTCTTTGAATCGGCTGGCCCAACTGCCGTCCTGATTCACATGATCGGAGATGAGCCCCGAATAGAGCTTCTCCTTAATTGGCTCGAGCATCGAATAGGGATACACGACGAAGAAGTCCCTGGCCGCTTCGCCGATCAGCACCTGGAGCGTCACTACGACCACGATCTCGGACACCGATACCACCATGGCAAATTGCGGATTGCTCTCCGAACGCACGTGTTGGACCGTGACGGGCATCAGCGCTTGCCACGCCTTTTCCAGATCGGAGAACGCCTGCAGCACAATCTTCTTGATCACACGCATCTGAATCGGCGTGAAGTCGCGCCCCTCCGGTTTCACGTATGTCTGTCCCCTGCCGCCGAAGAAGTAATCCACGATCAAATAAACGAGCATCGCGTCCATGACGTAGAGTCCGTTGCCGCGCAGCGGATCCATGCGAAAAACGCTCAGAGACGACGGGAGCGGTACTTTCTTGAGGAACTCGCCGAACTTCATGATCTGAGTCCCGACGACACTGAACTCCACGGACACCCGAAGTAGGCTTCCCCAGGAGATTGACTGCCGGCGACTGAACCGGTTGTTGATCATCTCGAGCGTCGGCATCCGCCCTCGGATGATCCGCTCCTGATTGACCAAGTCGTATGTCTTGACAGCGCCCGCGTCCTCTTCCTTGGGCGTCGTATCCACTTCGCCGGACACGACCCCTCTCAACAGGGCATCGACTTCCTCCTGCGACAGAATCTTGTCCATCGGCGGCAGTCTCCGCTTCGCGCATGCGCCCGCTACTGGACGACGAAATCCGTGAAATACGCCGCCCGCACGCCCGGACGCGGCAGTAAATGATTCACGCGCTGGGTGATCTCGTCGCGAAGCTGGAATTTTCCCTGAGGGCTGCGGACGGTGGTGGAGTCTTTGCTCGTCAGCAGCACGAGGATCGAATCGCGGATGTGAGGCAACCGCGCCGCGATCTCCGCTCCGGCATCGGTCCGACTCAGCTCGAGCTTGATCGTGACTTTCAGATACCGGATCTCCGGCGAATCGGCCAGATTAACGATGAACGGTTCCAGATCGTAGATGGCGCCCGGCGCCTCAGACAGGGCGGTCGAGGCTTTGCCCACCGCGCCATCGTGCTCGTCGTTCTTGGCCGTCGAGGCGCCGGTCTTTTCGCCCTCGCCCGAATGGCCGCCGCTCAACTTCAAAAACGCAAACGCGCCGCCGAGGCCCACCAGCAGGGCCGCAAGGCCGATGACGATGACCAGTTTGACGGGAATGCCCGCGGGACCCGGCGCGAGGATTTTTTCTTCAACCGCTTCTGCCATAGGCACCTCCCATGAATAGGGCCTGTGTCAACAGCCAACACGAGGCCCGTGACAAATGATGGACCGTTACCCTCCCATGCGGGCTCGATCGCCCACCCGTCCGGTTCAAAGACAGCCGCCCAATCTCCAAAACGAGGTGCGTGCCTCAAGGCACATGCGGGCTCACTGTCCTGGCCTGTCCATCAGGGCGAGACAACCTGGCCCGACCGTCTCTCGCACGCGACGCCTTAGGCGGGCTGCAGCTTCCTCGGATCATAGGGCTGCCCGGACTTCAACACGCCGTAGGCCGTGGTCAGCCGCTGGCGCGCCAGCGCCACGACCGCACTCGTCTTCCCCCGGCGCCGGGCGATCCGCGCGTAGAACTGCTGGAGCGGCTTCGCCCCCGCACTCTTCATCCGCACCACCGTCTGGGCCCATGGCAAGAGCACCCGCCGGACCTCGCTCCGGCCATCGCGATTGATCCGGCCGAGCTGCCGGACCGCGCCACTCTGATAAATCGTCGGGGCCAAGGCGCCGTAGTTGGCCACGGCCTTCTGATCGTCAAACCGACGGGCCTCATCGAGCGCGCTGAGCACCACCCGGGCCCCCAGCGGCCCGATGGCTGGAATGCTCTCGAGCAGCGGACAGCGGGGGTCCTGGATCGCCACCACCCGCGCGGTGCGCGGCTGCTCCGCCGCCAGCAACGCCTCGATGCTGGCCATGTCCGTCTCAATGATCAGCCGCAACGGCGCACTCACCGGCAGCTGCGCCAGCTTCGCGGCCCAGGTTGGTCCCGCACAGAACTTCTCCGGCAACCGATGCCCTTCTTGGGACACGTCGCCCCGGATCGTATTGATCAGCGCGATGCGCTTGCTCGGCCGTTGCTGCCGCGCACTCACCAACTCCCGCAGCTCTCGGACGCGCCCCTCCACCACAGGCCCCGCGCGCGGGAGGATCCCCGCCCGCGCCAGTTCCGCGAGCTTCTTCGCATCCACCCGATCCGTCTGGCCCTGACTCTCGGTGATCCATTTCACGTCGTTCGGATGCACCACATACACCTGCACCTCGGGCATCCGCTTCAAGGTTTCGGCAATCCACTTCAACTGATTGCCGGCCTCAACGACGACCAGCTTCGCGCCGACTCCCACCTGTTGCCGCAGCGCCCGGAGTCCCGCTCGCGTCGCGGCCGCCGTGCCGGCATACACACAGCGCTTCCGCTCGTTGACCGCATAGCCCACCACGCTCTTGCCACTGATATCCAAGCCGACGTCCAACATCTGCTGCCCCCTTTCGTTGGTGGTGATCGCTCACCCCTGACAGTCGGACCTTCGTACCTCGACTGTCGACCAACGTAAAGGGGGCCCTATTCATAGAATCTCCTCAGGATGGGAATGTGTCGGCCGGTCATTGTGCAATGCATGTGCCCATGCAGAGCGACAAGCTTTCAGCGGCCCGATGCATGAAAGAGGCTTGAGAAACTGCGAGCTTCGATTACGACGCCGCACGAGGCCGCTGTGTCACCGGGACGGGTGACGCACCGGCTCGTTGACGGCGTCAGAAAGCTGACGTGGCGAGGCGTCGCCCGAACTGACGGAGAGCAGGCTTGATGGGAAAATCTTGCCGAGCAGGAAGAGGATGCAACGGGGAGCTATGAGCAGGACCTCCTGCACGGCGCCCGCGCGATGCTGCGGGCGCCGCCCGGAGAGAAGGAGCATTTAGCGCTTCAGGTTCACCAGTTCCTGGAGAATTTCGTCCGACGTCGTGATCACCCGCGAGTTCGCCTGGAAACCGCGCTGCGCGGCAATCATGTCGATGAAGCTTTCGCCGAGATCCACGTTGGACAGCTCCAGCGAATTGGAAAGGACCCGTCCCAAGCCGGCGCTATCCGGTGTACCGACGACAGGCTGGCCGGAATTGCCCGATTGCGCAAAGGTGTTCTTGCCGGTCCGGGTCAGCCCGAGCGGGTCCGGGAAACGCGCCAGCGCCACCTGGGCCAGGGCCCGCAACTGACCGTTGGAAAACCGGCCGTTGATCACACCGTTGGTGTCGACCGAGAAGGCCTGCAACGAGCCCGCCGCATGGCCATCCTGGGTCTGCTGGACCAACGCCGACTGTGACCCGAACTGCGTCGTGCCGTCCAGTCCCGTGCCGCTGTCCGTGGTGACGCTTGAGCCGAAGTTATAGGTGATCAATTGGTCCTGCGTCGCTCCGACAAAATCGATTTGGAGCCGACCCGGTACCGCCCCGGCCGACCCAGCGACCGTCCCGTCGTCATAGCGTCTGGCTACGCTTTCGGTATCCAGCCGCCCGTCCGTCGTAAAGGTCAGCGTGCCCGATCCGACACGCACGATCCCCAACGAGGTGTTGATGTTGGCGGCATTGTAGTTTGCCGTGACGATATCGCTGGTGCTGGCCACGACGTTATAGGTCCAGGTATTCGCACCAGTTTTCGTGAAATAGGTGGTCAAGAGATGAGGGTTGCCTAGTGAGTCATAGACCGTCATGGCCGTCGAAAAGTTCGAAGAGCCGGTCGGATCATTGATGCTAAAGCCCGTGGCGATCACCGATGACTGGGAATTGAGATTCGCCGCGATAAACGCCGTGGTCGTGGCGTTCGGCGGTGCGGTCGTTGAGGGCAGAGAGATATCCCCTATCGTACCGGTGATCACATTATTGGAGTTCGCCAAAAATCCCTGGAGCTTGAACCCGCTGGGATCGACGACGTTATTGTTCTTGTCCAGCCTGAATATCCCGGAGCGGGTGTAGAACGTGCCGCCTTGCGCGTCTTTAACGATGAAAAACCCATTCCCGTCGATGGCGAGGTCGAGCACGTTACTCGATGTGGCCAGCGACCCTTGCGAAAAGTTGCCCTGCACCGAAGTGAGCGCCACGCCGATGCCGGTCTGAATCGCGCCTGAGCCGCCGGAAATCGACGAGCTGATGAGGTCCGCAAAGGTGGCTCTGCTGGATTTGAACCCCACCGTGCTGAGGTTGGCGATGTTGTTCCCGATCACCGACAAGGCCGTGCCGTTGGCGTTGAGCCCGCTGACCCCGGCAAAGAGAGACGACAGAATACCCATGGTAATGACCTCCCCTTACGTTCGTTTGATACGTTCTCGTCCTGACCTCATCGCAGTTCGAGCACTGCGCCCGGATCGAGCACCTGATCGCCGATCAGCAGCATCGGTTGCCCGTTCTCCAGCCGCACGCCCGTCACGGTCAGCCGAGACTGCATGACCGTTCCGACCGGATCGCCTTGCTGGTCGACCGCGGTCACGGAGACCCGATAGACGCCCGGCTGAAGTGGCGCGCCGTTCTGATCGCGCCCATCCCAGTTGACCGTTTGCGTGCCGGCTCTCTGCGGACCGCCTTGGAGCGTACGCACAAGCTGATTGTTCATATTCACAATCGTGATTTGCACGTCGGCCGCGTCGCGATCCAGGGTATAGCTCAGCGGCACGGCTCCCGACTCCCACTGCACCACGCCACCGTCCACGGTGACCTGGCGGCCGACCAGGGATAGCAGCGTATAAGGAAGGTTCGCCTTTTGGGCCGCGATACTTTGCTCCAGAAGCTTCACCTGCTTGGCGCTCTGCTCCAATTGGCTGAACTGCGCCAGTTCCGCAACGAACGCGGTGTTGTCCATCGGCTTGAGCGGGTCCTGATTCTTCAACTGCGTCACGAGCAGCTTGAGAAAATCGTCCTGTCCCAGTTCCCTGGCGCCCAGCGCACCTGTGAGCGACGGAGACGAAGTCGTTGAGGCAGTTTCCGCGATTGTGACCATCCGGCGGTTCCTCTTTCAAAACTGTTAGGCGAAGACGCTCAAGACGCGCGGCTCCGCGCCACGACGCATAATGTGGTCCTGCTGCGCTTGTTCCCGTTGTCCTCGTTGCTGTCGGGGCGGATCGCCGAACGTTCGCGCGATCCAGTCGTAGCTCGCCTGGCCCGATGCCTGTCGGTCGACAGAAACTTTGAACTGCCCCATGTCCAACCCTGAAGCCTGAAGTGCCGACTCCAACTGATCCCGCCGGTTCAGTAGGAATTGCCCGACGTCGGCATGCTCGGTCAAGACATGTGTGTGTACCGTCGAGTCCGCGAGCACGACACGCACCCGCACCTGGCCAAGATCCTCTGGATCCAGATCTACCTGTACGGCCTGCACCGTCTTCGCGCCGTCCGTTCCTCCGAGGTTCTCCACGTATCGAACTGAAACGTCCGGCTGCGTCGGCGCTGCCTGAAGCGCCGCGTCCGACTGTTTGATTTCGGTACCCGCGACTGGCGCGGATGGCATGTGAGGCATCCCGTTCTCCATTGAAACGCTCTGGCCCGGCTCGCGCGACTGAACGGCTCCCTGACCCGCCGGCTTGCCGATCAACTCCCGAGCTTCCTGTTCGTTCGCTGTCGGGTTCTCGGTTGTCTGTTCTCTGCCCTGGCGAGTTGAGCGATCAGTCGCCGTCGTCGCAGCCACTTGCTCGTCGCCGAGACGTAGCTCGACCGCCGGAGGACCCTGACCTTCTTGTGCGTTTGCCTGGGTCACGACCGGCTCTCTGCGCTGTGCCGGGCTGGTCTGTGGGTCATCGCCGACCGGAACCGGAGCGAACCCCGGGCGATCGGATGACCGAGTCGGCTGCTCCGCGCCTGGTTGGCCCAGTTCATCGCTCGACCGCTCTGAAGACGGCGAAAGAACGGGTCGTAAAGCAGTGAGTTGCGCATTTCCTGTTTTCTGATTCTGGCTCGGAGCAGCCGGCCTCGCAGACGCAGCATCAACGGATGGTCGGTCACCGTCGCTGCTCGCCATTGGGCTCCTGACCACATGACCGGTTGGTGCCGAAAAAGCTGCGACGCCTTCAGTCGCAGGCTGCAGGCCGGCCAGGCTCGTTGTCAGCGAATCACCGGATGTGTCGTTCGTCGGCTGATTGCTGGTCCCTTCCGTCGGCACTTGAGCCACCGGCGCCTGTCCCACTACTGCAGTTGCAAAAAAGATGGCTTCATCGGTCTGTCGTTCATCGCCGGCGAAAGAAACCGCGGTGGGCATCGTGCCCTCCTGCGTGCGTCGCTCCCCGGAGTCGCCTAGACTGATAGCGGCCAAGGCGATCGTGACGGCCAAGGTCGGTTCGGCGCCTGTGCCGCCTAAATGATCGGCGGCCTGCTCGGTTTCGCCCTGAGATGGCAAGGCGGCGCAGCAGGTTTCGGATTGGACGGCCTGCAAGGCGGCGTGGAATTCGTCCGCACCTTTGCCCGCCGCGTGGCCAGTCGATCCGAATCCGTTGTGACCCAACTCGCCCATGGGCGCCACGCTCGGAACCGGAAAAAGTAAGAGCCCCGTTTCCATACGTTCCATCACTCGCGCTCGCGAAGCCATCGCAGGCTTCGGGCCCGGCAAATCGCATTACAAGCGCGATGCCATCGGGCAGCATCTCACAAGCCTGTGAAAACCAAGGAGTTCGGTGAGATGCACCACAAGGAACTCGGCAAAGGTCGAAAGGCAAGTGGGTAAAAACTTCCGGGGTGTGGTCCGAAGACGATCCCTTACGGCGTGGCCAGGAGTCTCGTGGTGAGGTGGGCGGCCCGAGCCGGGTTGACATTGGCGAGAATCGCTCCGGCGGTCTTGCCCTTGATCAAGCGCAGGATCTCGACGGCTTGGCGATCCGGAAGTTTCTCGAGACGAGCGGCCGCCTCTTCGGGTTCCATGCTCTCGTACATCTTCGCCAGTTGTTTCTGATAGAGATCACGCCGTTCGGCCGTCCGCTCTTGCTCGGCCTTGGTGAGTTTCGCCTGTATTTCCTTCCGTCGGCGCTCCTCGGCTTCCATGGCCTTTTCGTATTTGGCCAAGACCTGCTCGATCTCCGCTTTGATCACCAGCAAGCGTTCTTCCGTCACGCGGAGCGACTCTTCACGGCGATCCAGCTCTTGCTTGCGCTGGTCGAGCATCTCGATGATCTCGCGCGGGACGCCGATGGCTGGTCCTTGCACCGGACTCGGTGCCGCCAAAGCCGAGACATTGGCCGAATGAACAACGGAGGCAGGTTGCCCGGCTGTTTCGATCTTGGGACTCTCGGACGCGGCGGTCGCGCGCACGTTCACGGTCTCCTGCGCCGCACCGGAGAGTGCCTGATCCCATTTTGGCAGCCCCCAAAACAGCGACAGCGCGCTGGCGAGCAACACGGCCGCGACCACAAGGCGAGGGCGGCGGTCAGGGAACCGGCACGTCAGCTTCTTTCGGTCCGCCTGGTCGAGAGGGACGCGGGCGTTTCGTCGGTAGTTCATCCTCGCGGGCATCACGTGTCTCTTCTCACGCGGGACGCCGTCGGCCAGCGACTTCATCCATGAGCCGCTGCTCCTGTTGTTCGACGGCGCGCCGTCGCTGCCGTTCGTGTCGCTCTTCCAATATTTCCAATTTCCGCCGTTCCCGCGCGGCCTCAAGCACCTCTTGTTGTTTGCGTTCCCATTCGGTGCGCAACGCGGCCGCTCGATTCTTGGCCCGTTGAATCAATCGCGCCAGCCCATCCAGAGCCTCGTGCTGCTGCACGGCTTCGCGAGCGGTCACCCCGGACTTCGCGCTCTGCACATAGGCGTGAGCCACGGCGCCGACTTCCGACTCCAGCACGACGCGACGCGCTTCTGCTTGCTGCAGCTGCTGCTCCAGCGCCTCCAACTCGATCCGCAGCGCGCGTTCTTGTTGCGCACAGTAGTTCTTGAGCCTCGTGATAGTCATGGCGCCGCCTCGGCCAGTTTCAGAAGCCCTTGAACCGACGTCGTATAGTCCGCCGGCTCTCCGATCTCCTGCCGGAGAAACGAGGTGATCGCGTCATGAGCCGAGACCGCCCGGTCCAGCGCTTTGTTTGCGCCCGGCTTGTAGGCGCCCAGCGTGATGAGGTCTTCGGACCGGCGGTAGGTGGCGACGGACTCGACGATGGCCCGGGCGGCCGCGAACTGTTGAGGCGGCACGATGTCCCGCATGACACGGCTTGTGCTTTGCAAAATATCGATGGCGGGAAAATGGTTTCTCGCCGCGAGTTCGCGCGACAGAATGATATGCCCGTCGAGAATCGACCGGACCGTGTCCGCGACGGGATCGGATAAGTCGTCGCCGTCCACAAGCACGGTGTACAGGCCCGTGATGCTGCCCTGCCCTTCGCAGGTGCCGACCCGCTCCAACAACTTGGGGAGCAGCGCGAATACCGACGGCGTGTAGCCCTTCGTCGTCGGCGGCTCGCCGACGGCCAAGCCCACCTCGCGTTGCCCGTAGGCCAACCGCGTGAGCGAATCCATCACGAGCAGCACCTGCTTCCCGCCATCGCGGAAATACTCGGCGATCGACGTCGCCATCAAGGCGCCTCTGATCCGGACCAGGGGCGGCTGATCCGACGTCGCGACGATCACGACGGACCGCTGTCTGGAGGCGGGAGTCAGATCGCGCTCCAGGAACTCCTTCACTTCCCGCCCCCGTTCGCCGATCAACGCGATCACGTTCACGTCCGCCACGGTATAGCGGCAGATCATGCCGAGCAGCACGCTCTTGCCGACTCCCGAACCGGCGAAGATTCCCAGTTTCTGTCCGACTCCGCAAGTCAGTAACGCATTGATGGCGCGCACCCCGAGATCCAGCGGCCTGGTTATCCGTGCGCGGGTCAACGGATTGGGCGGCTCGGCATGCAGCGGATAGGTGGCGTGGCTCCGGATGGCCGGGCCGCCGTCTAATGGTTCTCCAAGACCGTCGAGAATCCGGCCCAGCAACTCAGGGCCGACGCCCACCGACGCGGACCGACCTTTCATGATCAGCCGGCTGTCCGGCCCGATTCCGCGCATCTCCCCGAGCGGCATCAACAATACGCGGTCCCCTCGAAATCCCACAACCTCGGCCAGCACGGCCCCCTCCCCGTCTTCGCGCGTCACCTCACAGATTTCGCCGATCGAGGTCACTGGACCGTAGCCCTCGATGACGACACCTACGGCCTGAGCGACGCGGCCATGCACCACGAGCGGATCGACGCCTTCGAGGAGATCGGTGAATTTCATGGTCAATGTCTGTCCCTGAGGGCTTCGCCCAGCCGAGCCAATTGCGTCTCCAGCGCGGCATCGACCAGCCTGGTCGGCGTCTGGACCAGACACCCGCCGGGCGCGACGCGCGGATCGGCCTCGACGACCAAGGTCACCGGTCCGTCGAACACGCCAGCCAGGGCTTCACGCGCGCTTTCCAGCAGCGGCGCGTCGCTGGGATGCACGCGCAATCGGACGGAGCCGCTGTCTTTGACGCGCGCCAACGCCGCCCGCACCTGTTCCACAACCAAGTCGCGTCTCTCCTCGACGACCTGGCGAACGATCTTCGCGGCGATCGCGAAGGCCAATGCGCACACCTCCTCTTCGACGGTCGCCCGAACGTTCGCAATCGTTTCTTCCAGGCGCTGAACCGCGTTCGCCAGCAGTGCGTGCTCGCGCCGGCGAAGGGCGGCTTCCCGCTCCTGGGCCCGCCGCTCGCCTTCAGCTAGGCCGCGCTCGAATTCCGTCAAGCCGTCTGAAACGCCCCCTCGATCTCCGCGGCTGAAATCCGCCAATGCCACACTCCGGATCCGGACCGCACCCGCCTTCACGATGCCGTGCTTGAGCACAGAATTCTCCTGCCGAAGCCGATGCAGCTCCACCAACCGTCCGACGGCCGCGAGCACGAGTTGAGCTTGAAAGGGCTTGGTGAGAATGTCCGAGGCGCCGGCCTTCATCGCCTCGACGGCGAGGTCGATCCGGCCGTGGCCGGTCGCCACGACCCCGAGGATCCGAGCATCGATCTCGAACGCCCGCTGAATGAGCGCGATCCCATCCATGTCGGGCAATTGGACATCGGTAATGAGCACCTGAACGGATTGCGCTTGCAGGCACGCGATGGCTTCGGCCCCGGTCTCCGCACACACGGCGCGATACCCTTCCCCGTTGAGCAGCTCATCGAGGACATGGCGGGCGCCTGCGTCGCCGTCCACAACCAAAATGGACTCGCAGCTTGCGTGCCGTTTGCCTTCCGCCGGCTTCGCTGGCGCGGCAGTCGATGTCTCGCAACGGACGGACACTCAGATCAGTTCCTCTCCAAAGCCGGCGACGACGATGCGTCCCTCCTCTTCCAGTTTGCGACAGATCTTCAGGATGTTCTGCTGGGCCTTTTCCACGTCGCTCAGTTTCACCGGTCCGCGAGCTTCCATATCTTCCTTCAGCATCTCGGCCGCACGACTCGACATGTTTCGGAAGAACCTCTCCTTGACGTCCGGACTGGCTCCGCGCAGCGCCACCGGCAATTCGTCCTTGCCGATTTCCTTCAGTAGTTCCTGAATGCTGCGATCGTCCAGTTTGATCAGATCGTCGAACACAAACATCAACGCACGGATGCCATCCGCCAACATCTGGTCTCGTTCGGTGATTTTCGCCATGATCGCGCTTTCGGTCGATTTGTCCAACCGGGTTAGGATGTCGGCGATGACCTCGGCGCCGCCGACGCTCATGGTGCCTGGACCCGCGTTCGCCGCCAGCGATTCCTGCAACGCGTCGCTCAGCTCCTGTAAGACCTCCGGCCGCACCTCCTCCATGGTGGCCAGGCGCAGCGCCACGTCCACCCGCATGGCCTCCGGCAAGCCGGCCAGCACCTGGCTTGCCTGCTCAGGATCCATATACGCAAGGATGACGGCGACGGTCTGCGGATGCTCGACCCTCGCCAGTTGGACGATCGTTTTGGAGTCGACCCATTTGAGCATATCCAGTCCGGGATAACTCGCGGATGTCAGCGACTCCAGCACTCTGGCGGCCTTTTCAGGGCCCAGGGCTTTGGTCAGCACCGTTTTGACGTATTCCCTGCCCGCAAAGCCGATCTCCCCAGAGGTACTCGCTTTCTCGAATTCCGCGATTACTTCCTCTTCTTCGTCCCGCGCGATGTTGGCCATCTCCTTCATGGAGGCTCCGATCCTGCGGATCTCTTTCGGCTCCAGGCACTTCATGACCCGCGCGGCCGCGTCCTCGCCGATAGCTCGCAACAGAATGACGGCTTTCTCTTCGCCGGTCAGCTTCCTCGCCATATCACGTTGCGATCAGGCGTTGCTCTTCAACCACTGCTTTACGACCATCGCCGTGGACTCCGGATTGCTCCGCGCCATATCCACGATCTGCGTCCGAGGCTTGGCTCCCTCCAAGGATGCTTCCACCTCGCGGAGGGGCGCCGGCAACGGCGGCGTCTCTCCCGGTCCCTTCGACCGGGTAGTCGTCTCCAGCATCGCCAGCAAAGGACGCACGACGAACAGGAGAATCAACAGGAACAGCACGCCGCTCACGGCATAGCGGACATACGGAGCCCACGTCCCGGCCGGCGTGGCTTCCGCTTCGGTTCCGGCCGGCGCCCCTTCGTCGGGTCCAAATCCGAACTGGACGTTCACCACTTCGACCTGGTCCTGTCGCTCCGGCGAATAGCCCATCGCCTTCTTGACGATCTCCTCGATCCGCTTCATCTCCTCTTCCGAGCGCGGAATGTACTTGCGCACCGGTTCCGCCGCCGCCTTCTCTCCCTCGGCCGCCTTGATCGTTTCATAGGTGCCGTCCACCAGCACGGCGACCGAGAGCTTTTTGATCGTCCCCACGGGCTCCACAATCCGGGAAACCGTTCGGCTAATCTCATAATTGATCGTCTCATTCTT
The nucleotide sequence above comes from Nitrospirota bacterium. Encoded proteins:
- a CDS encoding response regulator; this translates as MSVRCETSTAAPAKPAEGKRHASCESILVVDGDAGARHVLDELLNGEGYRAVCAETGAEAIACLQAQSVQVLITDVQLPDMDGIALIQRAFEIDARILGVVATGHGRIDLAVEAMKAGASDILTKPFQAQLVLAAVGRLVELHRLRQENSVLKHGIVKAGAVRIRSVALADFSRGDRGGVSDGLTEFERGLAEGERRAQEREAALRRREHALLANAVQRLEETIANVRATVEEEVCALAFAIAAKIVRQVVEERRDLVVEQVRAALARVKDSGSVRLRVHPSDAPLLESAREALAGVFDGPVTLVVEADPRVAPGGCLVQTPTRLVDAALETQLARLGEALRDRH
- the fliG gene encoding flagellar motor switch protein FliG → MARKLTGEEKAVILLRAIGEDAAARVMKCLEPKEIRRIGASMKEMANIARDEEEEVIAEFEKASTSGEIGFAGREYVKTVLTKALGPEKAARVLESLTSASYPGLDMLKWVDSKTIVQLARVEHPQTVAVILAYMDPEQASQVLAGLPEAMRVDVALRLATMEEVRPEVLQELSDALQESLAANAGPGTMSVGGAEVIADILTRLDKSTESAIMAKITERDQMLADGIRALMFVFDDLIKLDDRSIQELLKEIGKDELPVALRGASPDVKERFFRNMSSRAAEMLKEDMEARGPVKLSDVEKAQQNILKICRKLEEEGRIVVAGFGEELI